AGCGCTCTGCTTCTTCCAAATGCCAGCCAGCATTCAGTAAAACATGTCTCTTGCCAGCCTGGTTGTTTCCCACACTTCTGTGGCAAACTGAGTGTTTCTATAAACTCAGCATAATGGCTAAAGCTATTTTAGTCCTCAAATAACTTGAAAATTAAATGAACAGCTGCCTCTAGATTCCTCTTAATTTCTACAGACTATGTTTCTGCCTGCCCATGAATGGGTGAAGTACTGTAGTGAAATACAACACAATCAACCTTACATTACACTGAGTGAATAGCAGAATATGCAGCTTATCCACAAGAGATTTTCCAATTAAAGGGGAGATCTTATGAATTACAGCTCATTAGATGAGAAATGCAGTTATGAAATAAGCTTCATATACTAGGTGCAGAATTTCCTTGcgctgtaagagaaaaaaaaatcaccactgggAATATCTGGGTATTACTGCGGATTTTATTAGAACCTGAAAGATTACTTAGAAAGTTATCTTCTACACAATTACTTTTGCATCAGGCTCATGAACTGTACTAGCAATTACAATTTTCaggttttggaggggttttttgagttttgcggggttggtttgtttgttttaaacagaaccTGAGAATTTATTCGGTTTCCTTAAGATTTGGCAAAAAGCTATCAAAACTGAGTATCAGAGCTCATAGAAGATACAGAATATCTATCTCCTACTCTCCCCAGAGTAACAGCCTTTCTTTCTGTTCCAAAAAAGCTCATAAAGGTGGAACTCTGAGCCTAAATCTGCACTGCTGCCAGATTTGCATGCAAAAGGTGTCTCTCCTCCTTCTTTTGCAACACTTGTAgtatcaaaaataaatcaaaactagaagatttatctgctttaaaaaagattGATGCCCCAGTCCTGCAATAGGATTCACATCCATACTGTATCAGATGAACACTCAGACCACGTTCTAACTGAACAAAGAATTTGCTGTAATACTTTTTAGGAAATATCTCTTCGGCACaagtacttttttgtttgttcttaaatGTTGGCACCTGTAGTACGTGTAAAATGTGTAAGCgatagaaattatttaaatgagaaaaaaaccacttaaatTAGTAACAGAAATTACAATCCAATCTGCCTCCTATATGAGGCTATCAGGGACAAGAAGTCTATGTGCATCCACCCTTAAAAGCTAAGATCACCAAACAGCAAACTAAACAGGACctattccagaagaaaaatgcacTGCAACGCTTGCAATGAAAGAGATTCCTACAAACCTTCACTGCAGCACATATTAACAATGATTTCCAGAGCAGTCTGCTGAGCCATCAGTAAAGCTGTCACTTCTTTCAGTTCCCACTTATcagactaaaaaataaaaatatgaaccaAATTTAGTTTTGTAAAACAACATTTCAGCACAATTTAAAGTACCCAGGCTGTCAGTTAAAAATACAATCCagctatttccttttctcatccctccccattaaaaaaaaaaagtgaacaaaaccAAGAGGCAAACAAAACCTATCATCTTTCTGCTGGATGCTTCAGAACAAATTTTACCTTTAAGAAATGCCACCTGCACTAAAGTTGTAACAGAAAAGATTACCTAATGTTAGCTGAAGTCCtaacagaaacatttatttctgttgttcaTTTTATGTATGCAATAATGAACGCATTCGTTAACCTCTGTGTCATCTCCACTCACAACTGAACGGTTACAACCATTAAAAGTCTCACTCGCTTTATGCAGAGATCAGAACTTCCTGCAGTAGCTACAGGGAGAAGTGTCGGATAAGCCTATACCTTccactagaggaaaaaaatggaaatgcgCTTTCCTGATGTGCCGTGCAACTTCCTCACGTTTGAACAAGTTGAGCTGAAATTCTCCATGCTCGGCTTCTAAGTTTTAGCTAAAATAGTCAAGCCATTTGGGAGTTAGGATTAGTAACACTAATAGGTAGCTACTCTGGCTAACGCTCAGCCAAATGCACTAAGCTCTCCGAGAGCAAGCCAGCCACACTTACTGGAAGTAGGTCTGAAATATCATTTTCTCTTCTGACTTTTCCTTTTGGTATTTCTTCCATGTCATCATCTTCACTCAAAACAGAGTTGTCTATAACATCACTCatgttttcctcagtttctgccTCCGCAGCAAGTTTTAACCTGGTTTTTTCAGCTTCATTCATACGAATAATTGTTTCGCCAGCATCTATTGCTAACGATTCTGAAAAAATCTTCAGGATTGCATTAACCATGCTTCCCAGGCTGCCTGGTGGAATGGTATCTTTGATATTCCAGATAGTGCCTGAACATGAAATAGTTGAAatataaaaatctgttaaaatactcaATTCCCAGCTCTGTAATAGCCATGTATTTTGTAAGGACACAGCCTCCACTAGTTAAAATACTCAGTGCTTATATTTCAGTATGAATGTTCAAGTCTTTTCTCTAcagatgtgtatttttttctgtttagcacTTCATATACTGATCTGTAATAACTACGTTATGCCCACATCTTAAGCTTAAGTAATTTTCAGCATGTAAGGATACACAGAATGTTTATGCGGAGCAATCTTGGTGACACTTTTTACCTGTGATAACAAATCCACGTGAGATAACCGTCTTCTAAGGATTCtcaaaattaaactaatttattACACTCCAGTATCAAAAATCACCATGGTTGAGCATTTGAGGTGGAAAGAAGAACACAAGGTAGAGAATCTGAGGTAAATACGcctattaaaatcaaaacaatttctGTACTACTTACTATTGACTCATTTCACTGTTGTAAACCAAATGAACAGTTAATGGGTTACCACACTGAGCAGGTACTGAATTCAGAATCAAGCATTTGAGACAGTTTTAAAACTAGTTGCAAATATTTGGTTGATCCAAAACACAATCCCAAGAGGCACAAATAACCTCACAAACCATCTCTACAGGCCTTGATCGGATGTCCAGACTATAGCAGAGAAGACTAAGCCTCCTGTCCTTCCCACTCTCCTTTACCTGCTGTGCTCTCCACCATAAAGCAACGAACGCCCTCGAACATCATACCTGCTATCAGTGTTCTCAGAAGGATATGCTTCATTGTGCTCTCTGGACACAACAGCACGGTTTCCAATACTTGTTGTGCAGAAGTATTGAATGAAGAAAGAAGATCTGGATTATCTTCTGTCACTGCCTGCAAGCAGTTTGCTGcagcaaacaacaacaaccacaaagATAATTAACAAACCCAATAGTAGCTTTCACTCTCTTAATGAGAAAGCATTATCTTCCTGAAAGCTGGAGTAATGAAACAAGCACACGAAAAAACATTTCATGCAACATCATGTTTTAATGATATGACACTGTCCTTCAAAAACTGTGTTTTCTATTAAATCACGTTCTCTGGCAAACCTGTACATAAAACAGGTGAGGAAAGTACCACACCAGACAAGCTGTATTAATTTCAGCTACTCAAAATTCAATTTCTCCATTATATACTGCCTagggaaaacaccaaaaaaatgtAGCAAGCACATACAACACTTGTAAGACCGTTATAAGACTATAGTAACAATACTACTAATAAAAACACATTGAAAGTGACaggagttgtttgggttttttttagatgcaTTATGTCCTTCGCTCTACAAATTAAACCCTTCAttaccaaaaccagaaaacaaagtgaaaaacacaGCCTCTGTCTAgagctttctttcaaaaaaatttttcctCCCATGTAACCACCAATAAGCCATTCTCCTTTGGCCTGAAAACAAGCACAACAGATGTCAACTTCTGAATGATGTGCTGTCCAGGAAGGAATTTAAAGTCTTATATTCAGTGTAAAGTTTAAGTAACACTAAGGCAGGTGCATTACACAGTGGATGTGACATCGGTGTTACATTcacatagtaaagaaaaaaaaacaaactttgaatCCTTATCTTCTCTTTTTACCACTTACCTACTGAAATAGCCAGATCCACATTCGTGGAAAATTTCTTCATGTAATGTAACACAGCCTCCAGACAGCCTTCTTTATTGAATATGGATACTGCGGTATTGTTGCATTCACTAATGcataaaaaagattaataaaacacttttcccaggaaaaaattaCTGTAACAACATTTTACTCACTATTactcacattttaaaaacctaCTTAAGAATTACACATTAGTCAAAGAGCTATCCTTTGTTATCGAGGTTATGATCAACTCTCTGTAAAATGGAGAAATAGAAGCCGCAATACCCTGGACACCTTTGAGGAAAGCtggcttctgccagctgcttcctCACACACAGTATTCAGGAGCCTAAGTACAGTCTCATGTGGACAGAGCCAGCCAGAGCGTGAAAGGCAGCTTATAGCTGCGGGCTACAAGCCAGTCCAGGGCTTTCTGCAGCCATGGAAGACTTCACCCACAAACCCACCAACAGCAGAGTGGGCTGTTGCCTCTCACATCAATATTCACTTACTCCAGAAAATGACTGCTCTTAACATTCAGAAATGCACGCTAAATCAATGCTAAATGTGACATTTACTTTAATTATCTAACAGTAGGATTAGTGTTTCTTCAAGTTTTCACAGCTATTCCCATTTTTAAACTAATATATTGATACAAGACAAATTCAAACTAAAAAAGCATGGGACCTAACTAGCTACAAGGGTCTTCAAAAATATGAAGATTTTGAAGATATTATGTCTCAGCATCAATTTTATCAGTACCAAACTTAGCAATGAAGTCAGCAGTTCACGGTCATTGCCATGAAGTTCAAAATACAGAAGTGATTTATAGCACATTTAATGATTATAGTTCCTGTTCCAAAGCACTTATGtctacaaaagcaataaaaaaaatgaacacaaaacattGTTGAGTCAGAGTCACAAAGGGTCACGTATTCTGTGTAAGGTGCTGAGCAAGCAGTTTCTGTACTGTTCTAGATTCCAgtccctaaaaaaaaaacaatttacaaaTGAGGCCTCAAGCCAGCAGCCATACCATACAGACAGACATAGAGGCAGCTCCACTGAAATACTgtacagtacaaaacaaaattctgtatGGACCAAACTGTATAATGATGTGGAGCTGttacaaaacaaagagaaacaacagaaaattcaAGGAGAACTTCCAGAAAAGGTTTGTATCACTTCagtgtttatttctgtattaatagTGTTGCCATTTGTCTTCCTTCACCTGGTGTTTCCAATGTAAACTACTAATTGAACAATTCACATTCTTTCTCACATAATTAAGTAGATTTGTATCAGTGCTTCAGCCACTAAAGGATAGTTTGTCCAAACATTTAATATTAACTTTTGGTATGCCCTGCAGGGGGAGGAAGTAGTACAAAAACTCCTCATATTCCCAGAGCACTGGAGTCCACTGATCAGGATTTACTTTTCTCCATCTCCCGTATCACAATAAGGATCTACAGGAACTGCATGCAAGACCCCACAACCCAAACTGTACAGGAGACTATGACAGAACATGTTCAGAAAACAGTATCAGAACTTAGGATGAACaaccaatagaaaaaaaattttgtcaCTCTCCTAAAAATAATGACTTACTTTGTGCAATTCTAGAATCCTTCACTTACAAAAGTAATTTACAGTAGAAGATAAACTTGTATTTCAGATCAGATGAGGGCTCGCCATTTATTAAGCAAGGCACACATAGGAGCAATGCAATCAGAACTCAGAATCAGCAACTGAATACATCTTCCCATGCAAGGACAGTCATTGCTTTTCTGCCTCAATTACTCAAAAGCGCTCTTTTTTCAGGAACAATTTAATTTAGCTCTTCTAGAAGGCCAGTGTTTACACAGCACTTACCATATATTCCACAGCAAATTAATAGCCTCATTGGCTATGTCTTCAATATAATTTTTGTTCATCTCTCTGCATTTCTTTGGAGAGAGCTGGCTAGCATCTAGTCCAGTGCTACACTACAACCAAACAAGAGAACCAGGTTTGGGAAACAAACAacccaagaagaaaagcaaaaacttaAAACATTAGCAGCAGAGTGGATGGAGAGATCTGTCATGAAGTGTTTATTACCAGAAAACCTGACTAGTTTTCTATTCTCTATGAAAACTGGGCCACAATGTAATTGAATCATCGATAATTTTTTTCGCCTGTAGAAAGACTCTTATAGTACTTGCTTTGCTGAAGACTTTGCTGAAGTCTTCAGAagcattttttataaaaagaaatacttagTAATTTTAGAACCTGAAATGCTATTTCTTGCTAATACAGTCTTTATAAAATTTTCAACAGTTCTTTCTAATCACAAGGATTAATTCAGCTAATATCTTGCTGTGCTTTACAATAATGCTATTACCCATATTTTAAAATGGGgaagaaacatacagaaaatgaTGATATTGCTCAAGGCTGCTCATACAAAGACAGCAGGTGACAGAATTCAATGCAATTTCCAAACTGCACTGCAACACCTGGACCAAACAAAGAATAGGTATTCAGTACAGATTATTCTACAATAGCAGTAACTACCCAACTGTAAATCCAAGCTTTCATTTAGACAAAATTGTTTACCAAAAAAACCTCACTAGAAAAATGTTGCAACATAAATGTTGGATCTGGATCTTGACTGACAGAATAGACTCGTCTTGACTGACGTGCCAGACCCAAAATATCCAGACCGTTTATGCAAAAATCATCCTAGGCAGCAAATCTCACCACAGACCCAAGTTAGTAGGTCAGGAGGCAGAAGCAAGTCGTTTGAAATCTCTCGAATAATCTTTGTACTATTAAACTTActgaaacattcttttaaaagatcTTTCAAATATCTTATCTTGATAATAGCTACAAAAATTGAACTATTTTTGAAAATGGGATAATCAATTCAATGGTTAGAtcagttttaaaatcagaataaacaCACCTCTTTCAGAAGTGCAACAAGGGGTGTCATAATGTCTTTTGTCACCATGTCATCACAGACTTCAAATCCTCCACAAGCACTCaggtttctgggaaaaaaataaatgctttggaTCAGACACAATATTTTCCGGgaatgtttcaaaaaaaacatGCATTCAGTATTCTCCTCTAAAGGTTATggtactttttgttttaaaatcaaatctgCTTCATCAGTAACTTTAGTCTTCTACCTTCCTAACATAAAAGAATAACTTtggtgttgggaaaaaaaaattattttcacttactTGTCTAGTGTAACTAGAAAGCTTATCTGTACTAAAACATGACTTCTGTCCGGTATTACTCAGTGTAAGATACAACATGAATGTTAACAAGTATTAGCATTACATTTTTGTTCAAATAAAGCAAGCTGTAGGTCTGACTGCAGAATACCAACTAAAAATGATGCTGTTCAATATTTACAAGTCTCTCAAAAAGCCAGCTATGTGCATTGTCTAACTAACCCACCACTCCTACAGTGTCATCAAGACACAAAATGCCATACTAACAGCGTTCAAGTTCTCTGTATTTCTTCATactactgttgattttttttcttaacataagGATGGAAAGCAGCGCATTCCACTGGGAGTACATAAAATGGTAGTAACGAACTTAAACCCTGCTCTTGACATTAAAGTCTCACGGCAGCCTATTGGAGCAAGAAAAGCCTCTGACTCGGGACTTTAACTGACGTAGGCATACTTACTCAAAATGGAGTTAAATTAAGAGAGGCTGGCATTCAAGTTCACGGCTTTTAACAGCAAAAACCCACTCTTTTCTTTACCATGCCAGGAATAGCTCATTCTAACTGAATATTAACAATTGCTTACCGGAGAGCACCTGCAGCTGTCTCGCGAACAGCTAAGCTGTGATCCATCAACAACGGTCCTAAGCACCGGACAACGTCTCTCTGCAGAAAGGCTGGGATTACGTGCTTCTGCTGCAACAGCTTGGAAATACTGGCACAGGCAAACTCTCTCACTTCAGCACTTGgatgctgcagctggggagacaCAAACAGGGCAGATTAGGGGCGAGGGAAAAGGTAGCTGGAAGTTTTTATTGAGTGAGAAGACTGATCTGCCTTTTGATTTGCAGGCCCAGCACTGTAGCTCCTGTTTTACTGCTCCTGAATGGAATCAAGAACTTTTAACTTCCATGGAAGTTTATAAATCTTTGCCTGGGTTATGTGTGTTAACTATATGACTAGATAAATACTATTCTGGGTGTTTAACAAGAGAGCCATAGTTCAGACACTGATTTGACACTAGCTGGCACTGGTGAGACCTCATATCTACTTCCAAttagcatgtttaaaaaaaaatggacaaaagtgggggggaaaaataccgtCAAGGAAGTACGACAGACATAACATATGCCACcataaagaaaaactgaagaatcaaaaaatacaaaaaaccatCATAATCTTTAGACTAAAAACATCTGCTTAAAGACAAGAAGCAAGTGCTCTCTACGTCCACCAGACAACACTGAGTTGTGCTGTAACAGAGGTTTAGGTGTGATGTAACAATTGCaaaccataaaaataataaaacagcagAAGTGCCCATCCTGGAAGGTCACGGAGTTCATTGAAAACCTAAGAGAAAAGATAAACATCTGATGAAGAGCAGAGTGGAAAAGAGTGGTACCTCAGATCCCGCCTCACTGATACTGACAGTATCTCAGTTCATTCTCACCTGTGCATTtttatatacacttttttttactcttttttttttttttaaagattaaacagGTTTGTCCAGAAGAATAATCAAGCAGTGATTTGTTCAACGAGTTCAGTTAGGAGAAGTGAACAAAGGGGATTTATTTACTtaaaggaaaactgatttttacGTCTGATTCTAAAGTCACATGCGCAGGAGGAGGTTTAAACTAGTTTTTACCTGTAATACTTAAGCCAAAACGAGGAATGTGGCCAACAAATGACCAAACCCAGtccttttcagcattttctatcAGTTATTTCTCAGGTGTGGATCTTGGACTCATCGCTCTGGCTACCTGTAGGAAAACTCTCCAGTGGGGTAGCCTGAACCCGAGCACTGCAAGAACTGCCTGAAAGTGCGTCCTGGGACGaggggcacagagcagccccccGCTTTGCCCCGGCCCCTCCGACACGGTCAGgaaggaaaacgagagcccggacGGGGtgccgggcccggggccgaggggcagcagctgccggcccgccgggggcaggaccgccgccgcccctccctgCGGAGCCGCCTGCGGGCGCCGCCGTGACGCCCGAGAAGCGACGCGGCGGCAGGAGGGACGGGCGGCGGTGGACGCCCCGCACGGCTCCGCGGCTCCTTCCTGCGCccgagggcgggcgggcgggcggcaccgCACCCGGTCCCCCGCCCGACACCGCCCCGCCCCCACCGGCGGCacagcccccgccggccccgccgggccgggccgggccacgCCAcagctgccccgctcccccggccccgagTGGGGGTCCCGCCgagcccgcccccgccccccccctcgcCCTGCCGGCGGCCGCCCCCACTTCTCGCCCGCACCTTCTCCAGCAGCTCCGCGGCCGGCTCTTCCTCGGGGCCGCCCTCCCCGTCGCGGCGCTGCTCGGGGCCGGCGGGGGAGAAGGGGGCCCTGCGGAACCGCCGCGCCCGGCTCTTCCCCATGGctccgcggccgccgcgccgctcGGCGCCGGCGCACCCACGTGTGCGGCCCCGCGCaggcgcagccccggcccgccgcgccccggcccccgctcaACAGCCCTCCTCCCGGAGGAGCTGCTTACTGCCAGGTGAGGGGGTTCCTAAAGACAGATACAGCGCGGCGGCCGCGCCGTCCTTGGCGCACACGCAGCCCAGCAAGCACCGCCAGCAAGACCAGCGAAACGCCTTCTTGCTCCGCCAAACGGGCGAAACCCACCCCAGCCCTGTAACCCGCGCATCGGCCGTGTCCCTACAGGTGTCCGAGGACACGAGGTTACTCTGGATGTTTCCCCAGGCCAAAAACTCAAACGAGGTACATGTTGAATGAAAGAGTTTCCTCTAACAGCACTTACAGAAGGCAGGATTGACCTGTAGGATGCAAAACTGAAGGACTTTCTCTCTGGTGTCAGTATCTTAGACTGTAAGAACCACATCAAATATAGGAAATGTTGGTCCGGTATGAAAGTTACAGACTTCAGCTATAAACTTCTGAAGTTCTTCTGTGTTCATTTGAGATCTGTATTTGCACAGTACAAAAGAAGATAACATCTGTttataaaaagaatttattttatacacATTAACCTACAAAATATACAGCAGTTAAAAATAATGGATGGCCTGAAGACTTACTGGAAAAATTACAGGAGACAATTCTTAATGTCTCAACTGACAAAGTTACATCAATAGGCTGCCTTTAAAAGCCAGTCTACCTTGTAGTAGGAGTTACTGAAGTTGCAACAGCTTTGCAGTTTTAGTCAATTAAAAGagtttgaaaaaattaaaaaggcaccTTGAACAACTTAAACTCTTAAAACTCTTTACAATTTTAGCTATTCAAAAGTTACACTTTATACATATAACATCTACACCTTGTTTTTAACACTCTGAATAgtaaattttgttattttattgtgGCActctttatattttcttcacCAAATCTGAAGTTATACATTTGCAATACTAGTTTCATATTCAGACTATCACAGCATAAAAATCCACTCAGAATGGTCATGTGGACTCAAGATACAGTACCACCTTACAATCGGGAAGATACAAGCATAtttaagacaatttttaaaatattaaaatcttaaaacagCAGTGTTGTGAACCACATCAAACAAGGAGCTACGTATGACCACAATGAAAGTGGCTGGTGCACTATATA
This Calonectris borealis chromosome 12, bCalBor7.hap1.2, whole genome shotgun sequence DNA region includes the following protein-coding sequences:
- the HEATR3 gene encoding HEAT repeat-containing protein 3 isoform X4, with translation MTFFKSKILTPERKSFSFASYRSILPSLQHPSAEVREFACASISKLLQQKHVIPAFLQRDVVRCLGPLLMDHSLAVRETAAGALRNLSACGGFEVCDDMVTKDIMTPLVALLKECSTGLDASQLSPKKCREMNKNYIEDIANEAINLLWNICECNNTAVSIFNKEGCLEAVLHYMKKFSTNVDLAISVANCLQAVTEDNPDLLSSFNTSAQQVLETVLLCPESTMKHILLRTLIAGTIWNIKDTIPPGSLGSMVNAILKIFSESLAIDAGETIIRMNEAEKTRLKLAAEAETEENMSDVIDNSVLSEDDDMEEIPKGKVRRENDISDLLPSDKWELKEVTALLMAQQTALEIIVNMCCSEDPSDDEWEELSSSDESDLFMENSYNEGGGLLMSPLCLSDEVNSAFLNNLIPKKILEKTAFPNSVALDICMHNPPWKPLIKKLNAVQCRALTCLHSILLVSDVDCLGGASALQSLAQHLSQLVFSKTELPTDTEFLEAITSALRALLQTMASKNISQCMTPEQLLALCEAGIHSSNASVRVNVVSILGISGSVLAKGQDTAETLKMIGKFLLEVAMKESSLVVAGEALDALFDVFADGKEAEKAAVQIKLLPALKEFQPVFKTRMRKEGKGQHSTDQLRVLDNVKMNLRRFIAYLETLGKTPT
- the HEATR3 gene encoding HEAT repeat-containing protein 3 isoform X3, which codes for MGKSRARRFRRAPFSPAGPEQRRDGEGGPEEEPAAELLEKLQHPSAEVREFACASISKLLQQKHVIPAFLQRDVVRCLGPLLMDHSLAVRETAAGALRNLSACGGFEVCDDMVTKDIMTPLVALLKECSTGLDASQLSPKKCREMNKNYIEDIANEAINLLWNICECNNTAVSIFNKEGCLEAVLHYMKKFSTNVDLAISVANCLQAVTEDNPDLLSSFNTSAQQVLETVLLCPESTMKHILLRTLIAGTIWNIKDTIPPGSLGSMVNAILKIFSESLAIDAGETIIRMNEAEKTRLKLAAEAETEENMSDVIDNSVLSEDDDMEEIPKGKVRRENDISDLLPSDKWELKEVTALLMAQQTALEIIVNMCCSEDPSDDEWEELSSSDESDLFMENSYNEGGGLLMSPLCLSDEVNSAFLNNLIPKKILEKTAFPNSVALDICMHNPPWKPLIKKLNAVQCRALTCLHSILLVSDVDCLGGASALQSLAQHLSQLVFSKTELPTDTEFLEAITSALRALLQTMASKNISQCMTPEQLLALCEAGIHSSNASVRVNVVSILGISGSVLAKGQDTAETLKMIGKFLLEVAMKESSLVVAGEALDALFDVFADGKEAEKAAVQIKLLPALKEFQPVFKTRMRKEGKGQHSTDQLRVLDNVKMNLRRFIAYLETLGKTPT
- the HEATR3 gene encoding HEAT repeat-containing protein 3 isoform X1; this translates as MGKSRARRFRRAPFSPAGPEQRRDGEGGPEEEPAAELLEKLQHPSAEVREFACASISKLLQQKHVIPAFLQRDVVRCLGPLLMDHSLAVRETAAGALRNLSACGGFEVCDDMVTKDIMTPLVALLKEVLQCSLEIALNSVTCCLCMSSLEQYHHFLTGLDASQLSPKKCREMNKNYIEDIANEAINLLWNICECNNTAVSIFNKEGCLEAVLHYMKKFSTNVDLAISVANCLQAVTEDNPDLLSSFNTSAQQVLETVLLCPESTMKHILLRTLIAGTIWNIKDTIPPGSLGSMVNAILKIFSESLAIDAGETIIRMNEAEKTRLKLAAEAETEENMSDVIDNSVLSEDDDMEEIPKGKVRRENDISDLLPSDKWELKEVTALLMAQQTALEIIVNMCCSEDPSDDEWEELSSSDESDLFMENSYNEGGGLLMSPLCLSDEVNSAFLNNLIPKKILEKTAFPNSVALDICMHNPPWKPLIKKLNAVQCRALTCLHSILLVSDVDCLGGASALQSLAQHLSQLVFSKTELPTDTEFLEAITSALRALLQTMASKNISQCMTPEQLLALCEAGIHSSNASVRVNVVSILGISGSVLAKGQDTAETLKMIGKFLLEVAMKESSLVVAGEALDALFDVFADGKEAEKAAVQIKLLPALKEFQPVFKTRMRKEGKGQHSTDQLRVLDNVKMNLRRFIAYLETLGKTPT
- the HEATR3 gene encoding HEAT repeat-containing protein 3 isoform X2 translates to MTFFKSKILTPERKSFSFASYRSILPSLQHPSAEVREFACASISKLLQQKHVIPAFLQRDVVRCLGPLLMDHSLAVRETAAGALRNLSACGGFEVCDDMVTKDIMTPLVALLKEVLQCSLEIALNSVTCCLCMSSLEQYHHFLTGLDASQLSPKKCREMNKNYIEDIANEAINLLWNICECNNTAVSIFNKEGCLEAVLHYMKKFSTNVDLAISVANCLQAVTEDNPDLLSSFNTSAQQVLETVLLCPESTMKHILLRTLIAGTIWNIKDTIPPGSLGSMVNAILKIFSESLAIDAGETIIRMNEAEKTRLKLAAEAETEENMSDVIDNSVLSEDDDMEEIPKGKVRRENDISDLLPSDKWELKEVTALLMAQQTALEIIVNMCCSEDPSDDEWEELSSSDESDLFMENSYNEGGGLLMSPLCLSDEVNSAFLNNLIPKKILEKTAFPNSVALDICMHNPPWKPLIKKLNAVQCRALTCLHSILLVSDVDCLGGASALQSLAQHLSQLVFSKTELPTDTEFLEAITSALRALLQTMASKNISQCMTPEQLLALCEAGIHSSNASVRVNVVSILGISGSVLAKGQDTAETLKMIGKFLLEVAMKESSLVVAGEALDALFDVFADGKEAEKAAVQIKLLPALKEFQPVFKTRMRKEGKGQHSTDQLRVLDNVKMNLRRFIAYLETLGKTPT